In Acaryochloris marina S15, a single genomic region encodes these proteins:
- a CDS encoding LysR family transcriptional regulator encodes MKPPKWHELEFRHLEYAIALKQHKGFVQAAIALELDQGFLSKQIQRLERRLGFTLFDRTTRPLGLTHEGQAFLTRAEQIIEQAQSAVELSQDIQAGNRGRLDVGINTSIANSQLPRIIKTFRQQFPFVNLALHELASYDQIEQLRNHQIDVGFFHQHNLQSLSPEDNEIFADTLVLQESLVLVLPEQHPCAKKLTVALAELNGQDFVLPPQALLYSLRDQIDQLCLRANCKPIIVQEASWITTVLSLVAGGMGVSLLPANVRNLQRSGVVYRNIQEPSPLLDIVAVRRTNNPSTTLGNFLKVIEGLLKIE; translated from the coding sequence ATGAAGCCTCCAAAATGGCATGAACTAGAATTTCGACATCTTGAATATGCGATCGCACTCAAGCAACACAAAGGATTTGTTCAAGCCGCCATTGCTCTGGAGTTAGACCAAGGCTTTTTAAGTAAGCAGATTCAACGACTAGAAAGAAGGCTGGGCTTTACCCTCTTTGATCGCACAACCCGTCCCCTAGGACTCACCCATGAGGGACAGGCTTTCTTAACGCGAGCAGAGCAAATCATTGAACAAGCCCAAAGTGCCGTTGAATTGTCTCAGGATATTCAGGCAGGGAACCGTGGGCGATTAGATGTAGGAATCAATACATCCATTGCCAATAGCCAATTACCCCGCATTATCAAAACTTTTCGTCAGCAGTTCCCATTTGTAAATCTAGCCCTTCATGAATTAGCGTCCTATGACCAGATTGAACAATTACGAAATCATCAAATCGATGTAGGTTTCTTCCATCAACACAATTTACAAAGTTTGAGCCCAGAAGATAACGAGATTTTTGCAGATACTTTAGTCCTCCAGGAGTCCCTCGTTCTTGTTCTACCTGAACAACATCCCTGTGCTAAAAAGTTAACTGTTGCTCTTGCAGAGCTTAACGGCCAAGATTTTGTACTCCCCCCACAGGCTTTGCTCTATAGTTTGCGAGATCAGATTGATCAGCTTTGTCTGAGAGCAAACTGTAAGCCCATCATTGTCCAAGAAGCAAGCTGGATTACAACTGTGCTGAGTTTGGTGGCTGGTGGTATGGGGGTGTCACTCTTACCCGCAAATGTCAGAAACCTGCAGCGTTCTGGGGTAGTTTATCGCAATATCCAAGAGCCCTCTCCCCTATTGGACATTGTTGCCGTTCGGCGCACAAACAATCCATCAACGACGCTGGGAAATTTCCTCAAAGTGATTGAAGGTTTATTGAAGATCGAGTGA
- a CDS encoding inorganic diphosphatase, with the protein MDLSLIPAQPKPGLINVLIEIPAGSKNKYEFDKDLQAFALDRVLFASVQYPYDYGFIPNTLADDGDPLDGMVIMDQPTFPGCVITARPIGMLEMIDGGDRDEKILCVPEEDPRYVDVKSLADVSSHRLDEIAEFFRTYKNLEKKVTEILGWQDVEKVNPLVAECIKAGQK; encoded by the coding sequence GTGGATTTATCCTTAATTCCCGCTCAGCCTAAGCCAGGTTTAATCAATGTCTTGATTGAAATTCCTGCAGGCAGCAAGAACAAATACGAATTTGATAAAGATTTGCAAGCATTTGCCCTAGATCGTGTGCTGTTTGCCTCTGTGCAGTATCCCTATGACTATGGATTTATTCCCAACACCCTGGCGGATGATGGTGATCCCCTTGATGGCATGGTGATTATGGATCAGCCGACCTTCCCTGGCTGTGTGATTACCGCCCGCCCAATTGGCATGTTGGAGATGATCGACGGTGGTGATCGCGATGAGAAAATTCTCTGTGTCCCTGAAGAAGATCCTCGCTATGTGGATGTCAAATCCCTGGCGGATGTGTCCTCCCATCGTCTAGATGAAATCGCTGAGTTTTTCCGCACCTATAAAAATCTGGAGAAAAAGGTCACTGAAATTTTAGGGTGGCAAGATGTGGAAAAGGTCAATCCTTTGGTTGCCGAATGCATTAAAGCGGGCCAAAAGTAG
- a CDS encoding EAL domain-containing response regulator: protein MPKILIIEDEPQIRDIIQEILECEGYRTLEADNGLTGLQLAQQNPPDLIVCDVMMPELDGFDVLKGLRENPGIGSIPMIFLTAKTDRASVRKGMNLGADDYITKPFTHLELLSAIDARLKKQALVTQQYTQTIQGLEAGLNALTYYDHLTQLPNRRLLEEQFHHIQAEKQIADTLDALVLVGIDRFEWLKSTLGNSFSDQLVQAITQQLSAHRYMGNYAMAMVARIEADQFAIIPRNIKSRQDLDQFAKQILDILATPFYVVDQELCITPSIGMTCYPKGSSDIGTLISNAEIAMYQSKQQTGPSAAFYLPTMRSQCSQALTMAARLRHALDKNELRLYYQPHIDLQTSQVIGAEALLRWHHPEWGVLSPNVFIPIAEETDLILAIGEWVLRTSCQQVKRWQKTCGRPLQILVNLSPRQLMQPALPQMLHELLSEAALDPSSLVLELTESTLMQDPDLALKVMHQIKAAGIRLSVDDFGTGYSSLSYLQRFPLDTLKIDRGFIHEIDCQPANAAITTAIIQMGHNLGLSLIGEGVETLAERKFLLDHQCDGIQGYLISPPLPAAELLRYFPE, encoded by the coding sequence ATGCCAAAAATTTTAATCATTGAGGATGAACCTCAAATCCGCGACATCATTCAAGAAATTTTAGAGTGTGAAGGGTATCGAACTCTGGAAGCAGACAATGGCCTAACGGGGTTACAACTGGCCCAGCAAAACCCTCCAGACCTCATTGTTTGTGATGTCATGATGCCGGAGTTAGACGGTTTTGATGTTTTAAAGGGGTTGAGAGAGAATCCAGGCATTGGCAGCATTCCGATGATCTTTTTAACAGCTAAAACAGATCGGGCCAGTGTGCGGAAGGGGATGAATTTAGGGGCAGATGACTACATCACCAAGCCATTTACCCATTTAGAACTGTTAAGCGCGATTGACGCACGACTCAAGAAACAAGCGCTAGTCACTCAACAGTACACGCAAACCATTCAAGGGCTAGAAGCAGGGCTAAATGCTCTAACCTACTATGACCATTTAACCCAGTTACCCAATCGTCGCTTACTCGAAGAGCAGTTCCACCATATTCAGGCAGAGAAACAAATAGCTGATACCTTAGATGCTCTAGTTTTAGTCGGTATCGATCGATTTGAGTGGCTTAAAAGTACCCTGGGCAACTCTTTCAGTGATCAACTCGTTCAAGCGATCACCCAGCAATTGTCCGCCCATCGCTATATGGGCAACTACGCCATGGCGATGGTGGCTCGTATTGAGGCGGATCAGTTCGCCATCATTCCCCGAAACATTAAGTCTCGCCAAGATCTCGACCAGTTTGCGAAACAAATTTTGGACATCTTAGCCACACCTTTCTATGTGGTGGATCAGGAGTTATGTATTACACCTAGCATTGGCATGACCTGCTATCCCAAAGGCAGTAGTGATATTGGCACCTTGATTAGCAATGCCGAAATAGCGATGTATCAGTCCAAACAACAAACCGGACCGAGTGCAGCGTTTTATCTACCGACGATGCGATCGCAATGTTCTCAAGCCCTCACCATGGCAGCGCGATTACGTCATGCCCTAGACAAAAACGAATTGCGCCTTTACTACCAACCCCATATTGACTTGCAGACAAGCCAAGTCATAGGAGCCGAAGCCCTGCTGCGCTGGCATCATCCGGAGTGGGGAGTATTATCGCCTAATGTCTTTATCCCCATTGCCGAAGAAACAGACTTAATTTTAGCCATTGGCGAGTGGGTGCTGCGAACCTCCTGCCAGCAAGTCAAGCGGTGGCAGAAAACCTGTGGGCGGCCGTTGCAAATACTAGTCAATTTGTCTCCTCGACAGCTGATGCAGCCCGCTTTACCTCAGATGCTCCATGAACTACTGTCAGAGGCTGCTTTAGACCCAAGCAGTTTAGTTTTAGAGTTAACGGAAAGCACATTGATGCAAGATCCAGATCTTGCCCTCAAAGTGATGCATCAAATTAAGGCAGCAGGGATACGTCTATCCGTCGATGATTTTGGCACCGGCTACTCTTCCTTAAGCTATTTACAGCGTTTTCCCTTGGATACCCTGAAAATTGATCGAGGCTTTATCCATGAAATTGATTGTCAACCTGCCAATGCAGCGATCACGACGGCCATTATCCAAATGGGCCATAACCTGGGATTATCATTGATTGGCGAAGGGGTAGAAACCCTGGCTGAACGAAAATTTTTACTAGACCACCAATGTGATGGCATCCAAGGCTATTTGATCAGTCCTCCCTTACCGGCAGCTGAACTCTTAAGGTACTTCCCAGAATAA
- the lptC gene encoding LPS export ABC transporter periplasmic protein LptC, producing MTRLFFVSANAGYGAYIYLVGLLGLILSGCAPVIFRRPVPKQPQTSLHQAIFKRTDPAGQLLWQLRAEEVEVAGEVVQLKQIQGTFYHKQEPIYSLQAPHGQVHQYSHFIQLQGPIVVENVRDRTTLRSQRIQWHPKTGQLMAQQQVLLQHPQFEMKGQRFQASTQTRQSRLSGAVTVTWLNRNLQLQAQEINWLPRQKTLSAHSMIPARVTVQPSADQPLTSNKWQHVQAQRVNWLLPSQQLVFDEAVEIRSSESKMHIKSPRLVMSLTEDKWHSPRGLHVQYQGISAQAKQGRLEASQTLHLQDQVQVQGLPQQAQLRAQALTWNMATQTVQARGQLVYQQLQPWMRMTGTKAAGNLREQTLEVEGGEAVVEIVP from the coding sequence TTGACAAGACTCTTTTTTGTCAGTGCTAACGCTGGATATGGAGCCTATATTTATCTTGTTGGCCTGCTTGGTCTTATCCTTTCAGGCTGTGCACCTGTAATATTTAGGCGTCCTGTCCCCAAGCAACCTCAAACGTCTCTGCATCAGGCTATCTTCAAGCGCACTGATCCTGCTGGGCAGCTCTTATGGCAGTTACGGGCCGAAGAAGTTGAGGTCGCTGGTGAGGTAGTTCAACTCAAGCAGATTCAGGGGACCTTCTATCACAAGCAAGAACCGATCTATTCGCTGCAGGCTCCTCATGGTCAGGTTCATCAATACTCTCACTTTATCCAGCTTCAGGGACCTATCGTTGTCGAGAATGTGCGAGATCGCACAACTCTGCGAAGCCAACGTATTCAGTGGCACCCGAAAACGGGGCAGCTTATGGCTCAACAGCAGGTCCTCCTGCAGCATCCCCAGTTTGAAATGAAGGGGCAGCGGTTTCAGGCGTCTACCCAGACCCGGCAATCTCGTTTATCAGGTGCTGTTACTGTCACTTGGCTCAATCGAAATCTACAGTTGCAAGCTCAGGAAATTAATTGGCTTCCGCGCCAAAAGACCCTGTCTGCTCACAGCATGATCCCCGCCAGGGTGACGGTGCAGCCCAGTGCGGATCAGCCCCTCACATCGAACAAGTGGCAGCACGTCCAAGCTCAACGCGTTAATTGGCTTTTGCCGTCTCAACAGCTTGTGTTCGATGAAGCCGTCGAGATCCGCTCCTCAGAGTCTAAGATGCACATCAAGAGTCCCCGATTAGTGATGAGTCTGACAGAAGATAAGTGGCATAGTCCCCGAGGCCTGCACGTTCAATATCAAGGTATTTCTGCTCAAGCGAAACAGGGCAGGTTAGAAGCGTCTCAAACGCTCCATCTACAAGATCAGGTCCAGGTTCAAGGGTTACCTCAGCAAGCTCAGTTGCGAGCCCAGGCGCTTACCTGGAATATGGCAACTCAGACGGTCCAGGCCCGAGGCCAGCTTGTGTACCAACAGCTGCAACCTTGGATGCGCATGACGGGTACGAAGGCTGCTGGTAATTTACGGGAGCAAACCTTAGAAGTTGAAGGGGGAGAAGCTGTAGTTGAAATCGTTCCCTAA
- a CDS encoding SDR family oxidoreductase, with product MVSIQNQVVLITGASSGIGAACARAFAPLGVKLLLTARRLSRLQTLGTQLKDEFGVHTHTFQLDVRDPTQVESQLQGLPEEWSAIDVLVNNAGLSRGLDKLYEGSIQDWEEMIDTNIKGLLYMTRAIVPGMVHRHQGHVINIGSIAGHQTYPKGNVYCGSKAAVRAISEGLKQDLLGTPVRVSSVDPGLVETEFSDVRFHGDTERAKAVYADTAPLTPEDIADVVVFCATRPPHVNISELLVLPTAQSGATLVHRQS from the coding sequence ATGGTATCGATTCAAAACCAAGTTGTATTGATCACAGGGGCGAGTAGCGGCATCGGAGCAGCCTGTGCGCGAGCCTTTGCCCCGTTGGGGGTGAAGTTGTTGCTAACCGCTCGACGGCTTTCACGCTTGCAAACCTTAGGGACTCAGCTAAAGGATGAATTTGGCGTTCATACCCATACTTTTCAACTGGATGTTCGCGATCCCACTCAAGTCGAATCTCAACTGCAAGGGCTCCCTGAAGAATGGTCGGCCATTGATGTCTTGGTGAATAATGCTGGTCTTAGTCGAGGTCTGGACAAACTCTATGAGGGCAGTATTCAAGACTGGGAAGAAATGATTGATACCAATATCAAGGGCTTGCTGTACATGACGCGGGCGATTGTTCCCGGTATGGTGCACCGTCACCAGGGTCATGTGATTAATATTGGCTCTATTGCTGGACATCAGACTTATCCCAAGGGAAATGTCTACTGTGGGTCTAAAGCGGCGGTAAGGGCTATTTCTGAAGGGTTAAAGCAAGATTTACTGGGAACCCCTGTTCGCGTCAGTTCTGTGGATCCAGGTCTGGTGGAAACGGAGTTTAGTGATGTCCGCTTTCATGGCGATACAGAGCGAGCCAAGGCTGTTTATGCCGATACTGCTCCCCTGACTCCAGAAGATATTGCTGATGTGGTGGTGTTTTGTGCGACTCGCCCGCCCCACGTCAATATCAGTGAACTCTTGGTCTTGCCCACGGCCCAATCTGGAGCAACCCTAGTCCATCGACAGTCTTGA
- a CDS encoding D-alanyl-D-alanine carboxypeptidase: MLQLFSTGLIPLWLNTIGVLSNQPASPLTSFDLLHINSPDVDIAEIWHDSLNRFSSQGFAPAAQGFWLQTQDQLLVNHNAQQPLPAASLTKVATTLAALKTWGPHHTFLTEVKATGPVVNGVLQGDLVVVGGGDPLFVGPEATSLGYSLNQMGIQTVSGNLIISGNFWMDFLTAPMQAGERLRQGLNGEVYQTTEESRYTPPKTTQLTTQLAISGTVQWRPYPPQSRLLLRHQSLPIFALLKQMNVNSNNALAESLASGIGNGPTLMAQVTAATGVSTNEIRLQNGSGLGQDNRLSPRAVVALLQGIQRELKPHKLTLADVFPVAKRDLGTIKDRQLPTATIVKTGTLWNVSALAGVIPTQKLGPVWFAIINRGENIDGFRQDQDRILQQLTQRLGTDAKSMGELRPSRPMPALGDPQRNQVAARRQ, encoded by the coding sequence ATGTTGCAACTGTTCAGTACGGGTCTGATCCCCTTGTGGTTAAACACGATAGGGGTGTTATCAAATCAACCAGCATCTCCTCTTACTTCGTTCGATCTGCTCCACATCAACTCTCCTGACGTTGACATTGCCGAGATTTGGCATGATTCTTTGAATCGCTTTTCATCTCAAGGGTTTGCTCCCGCTGCCCAGGGATTTTGGTTACAGACCCAAGATCAGTTATTAGTCAACCACAATGCCCAACAACCCCTTCCTGCCGCTTCTTTAACCAAAGTGGCCACCACCCTAGCTGCTTTAAAAACCTGGGGACCACACCATACTTTCCTGACCGAAGTTAAAGCAACCGGGCCTGTGGTGAATGGCGTGTTGCAGGGAGATTTAGTCGTGGTAGGAGGTGGAGATCCTCTCTTTGTGGGCCCTGAAGCCACGAGTCTGGGCTATAGCCTCAATCAGATGGGCATTCAAACCGTCTCCGGCAACTTGATTATCTCCGGCAACTTCTGGATGGACTTTCTGACCGCCCCCATGCAAGCGGGAGAACGGTTGCGCCAAGGATTGAACGGGGAAGTTTATCAGACCACCGAAGAGAGTCGCTATACGCCACCTAAAACAACTCAACTAACGACCCAGTTAGCTATTTCTGGAACAGTACAATGGCGTCCATATCCCCCTCAATCCAGACTGCTATTGCGGCATCAGTCTCTCCCCATCTTTGCCTTACTCAAACAGATGAACGTCAATAGTAATAATGCCTTGGCAGAATCCCTTGCCTCTGGCATCGGTAATGGCCCCACCCTAATGGCCCAAGTAACGGCAGCCACTGGTGTGTCTACGAATGAGATCCGTTTACAGAACGGTTCAGGACTAGGGCAGGATAATCGTCTCTCTCCTCGGGCTGTGGTGGCCTTACTCCAAGGAATTCAACGGGAGTTAAAGCCCCATAAGCTCACCCTTGCCGATGTCTTTCCGGTTGCCAAACGTGACCTGGGTACCATTAAAGACCGTCAACTCCCCACTGCAACGATTGTTAAAACTGGAACTCTTTGGAATGTCAGTGCCCTAGCCGGCGTCATTCCGACTCAAAAATTGGGGCCTGTGTGGTTTGCGATTATCAATCGAGGTGAGAATATTGACGGCTTTCGGCAAGATCAAGACCGTATTCTCCAACAACTCACTCAACGCTTAGGCACGGATGCTAAAAGTATGGGGGAACTACGGCCGAGCCGCCCTATGCCTGCCTTGGGTGATCCCCAGCGCAACCAAGTCGCTGCTCGCCGCCAGTAA
- the aroA gene encoding 3-phosphoshikimate 1-carboxyvinyltransferase: MPTDVLTVCPSPTETTWVIQSQGRLQGKTTIPGDKSISHRALMLGALASGETTIQGLLLGEDPRSTAHCFRAIGAEISELNTEHVRVQGIGLGQLQEPTVVLDAGNSGTTLRLMLGILASHPDRLFTVTGDTSLCSRPMGRVIKPLQQMGAHIWGRQSDTLAPLAIRGQQLKPIHYHSPIASAQVKSCIMFAGLMAEGQTTITEPALSRDHSERMFAAFGADIAIDPETCSVTVTGPAQLQGQAIIVPGDISSAAFWLVAAAIVPGSDVWIENVGVNPTRTGILEVLEQMGAKMTLANQRTVAGEPVADIHIQHSQLHGTVIEGAVIPRLVDEVPILAVAALFAQGPTTIRDAAELRVKESDRLTAMATQLQKMGANLTEQPDGLEIQGGASLQGAEVESFGDHRVGMSLAIAALNATGSTTIHRAEAAAISYPNFVATLQQLWQS, from the coding sequence ATGCCTACTGATGTGTTGACCGTCTGCCCTTCCCCTACAGAAACGACCTGGGTGATCCAGTCTCAAGGTCGTCTTCAGGGTAAAACTACGATCCCTGGCGATAAATCCATTTCCCACCGCGCCCTAATGCTGGGAGCCTTGGCCTCGGGAGAAACAACCATTCAAGGGCTACTGCTAGGTGAAGATCCCCGCAGCACAGCCCATTGCTTCCGGGCCATAGGGGCTGAAATCTCGGAATTGAATACAGAACATGTCCGGGTACAGGGGATTGGCCTAGGCCAGTTACAAGAACCCACCGTGGTTTTAGATGCCGGGAATTCAGGTACAACCCTCCGGCTAATGTTAGGAATTCTAGCCTCCCACCCAGATCGCTTATTTACAGTCACTGGGGATACTTCTCTCTGCAGCCGTCCCATGGGCCGTGTCATTAAACCGCTACAGCAAATGGGCGCTCATATTTGGGGCCGTCAAAGCGATACCCTAGCCCCGTTAGCCATTCGAGGACAGCAGTTAAAGCCCATCCACTACCACTCACCCATCGCCTCGGCTCAGGTAAAATCTTGCATCATGTTTGCCGGATTAATGGCTGAGGGTCAAACGACCATTACTGAACCTGCCTTATCCCGCGATCATTCGGAGCGGATGTTTGCCGCGTTTGGGGCTGATATCGCCATTGATCCTGAGACCTGTAGCGTTACGGTCACAGGTCCTGCTCAACTCCAAGGTCAAGCCATCATCGTACCGGGAGATATCAGCTCAGCCGCTTTCTGGCTGGTAGCAGCGGCAATTGTGCCGGGTTCAGATGTCTGGATTGAGAATGTCGGGGTTAACCCCACTCGAACCGGCATCCTCGAAGTATTAGAGCAGATGGGAGCCAAGATGACCCTTGCGAATCAACGGACGGTAGCAGGGGAGCCTGTGGCCGATATCCATATCCAGCATAGCCAGCTTCACGGCACCGTCATTGAGGGAGCCGTGATTCCTCGATTAGTGGATGAAGTCCCGATTCTAGCGGTTGCAGCATTGTTTGCCCAAGGGCCTACCACCATCCGAGATGCTGCAGAATTACGAGTAAAGGAAAGCGATCGCTTAACCGCAATGGCGACGCAACTCCAAAAAATGGGAGCCAATTTAACCGAGCAACCCGATGGCCTTGAGATCCAAGGCGGAGCCAGTTTACAGGGAGCGGAAGTGGAGAGTTTTGGTGATCACCGCGTGGGTATGAGCCTTGCGATCGCAGCCCTAAACGCAACGGGATCAACCACCATTCATCGAGCTGAAGCCGCCGCTATTTCTTATCCCAATTTTGTCGCTACCCTGCAGCAGTTGTGGCAATCCTAA
- a CDS encoding aspartoacylase, producing the protein MNIQRVLLVGGTHGNELIGVYLIKKFEQSPQLINRSSFETLTLFGNPKAIDKCVRYIDKDLNRCFNFQALDYEKNNSFYENQRAQEISNQFGLSGNTPIDLVVDQHSTTSNVGLMIILDHLDPFILDLSAYLSFLFPEIKIYSSEKSGRGKDSLRSIAKHRICIEVGPLSHGTLDAELLQKTESLVHLILNYVEQYNRNKIRSKNKSLTLYEYCDSIDYPRNQEGEIKAMIHPQIQFQDYAALHPGNPLFLTFDGKTIIYQGKSIAYPIFINESAYYEKGVAMCLTQKKQFQIDKSQ; encoded by the coding sequence ATGAATATCCAACGTGTTTTGCTGGTGGGTGGGACTCACGGGAATGAACTGATTGGGGTATATCTTATTAAAAAATTTGAGCAATCTCCTCAGCTTATTAATAGATCTAGTTTTGAAACATTGACACTATTTGGTAATCCGAAGGCAATAGATAAATGTGTACGCTATATCGATAAAGATTTGAATCGTTGTTTTAACTTTCAAGCACTGGATTATGAAAAGAATAATAGCTTTTATGAAAATCAACGAGCCCAAGAAATCAGTAATCAATTTGGGCTGTCTGGGAATACACCTATAGATCTAGTTGTTGATCAACATTCCACCACTTCTAATGTCGGGCTGATGATAATTCTGGATCATCTTGATCCTTTTATTTTAGATTTATCTGCTTACTTAAGCTTCTTATTTCCAGAAATTAAAATTTATAGCTCTGAGAAGTCAGGTCGTGGGAAAGATTCATTACGATCAATTGCTAAGCATAGAATTTGTATTGAGGTAGGTCCACTTTCTCATGGAACACTTGATGCGGAGTTACTACAAAAAACTGAATCATTAGTACATTTAATTCTAAATTATGTAGAGCAGTATAATCGCAACAAAATTAGATCTAAAAATAAGTCACTCACCCTTTACGAATATTGTGACTCTATTGACTATCCCAGAAATCAAGAAGGCGAAATTAAAGCTATGATTCATCCTCAGATTCAGTTTCAAGATTATGCAGCTCTACATCCTGGTAACCCTCTCTTTCTGACCTTTGATGGAAAAACGATTATCTATCAAGGTAAATCAATTGCTTACCCTATTTTTATTAATGAATCAGCTTATTACGAGAAAGGGGTAGCAATGTGCCTAACTCAAAAGAAACAGTTTCAAATAGATAAATCACAATGA
- the murJ gene encoding murein biosynthesis integral membrane protein MurJ → MADSAPKRRRSLASIATIVAIATLISKVVGLVRQQSIAAEFGVGPEVDAYNFAYVIPSFLFILLGGVNGPFHSSVVSVLAKHPKKDAAALIETVNTLVGILLLLLTAGLMLTADPLITMLAPGVSTDVHTMAVEQLRIMAPLAFLSGLIGIGFGTLVASDQYWLPSISPLLSSVTVIIGVLFLTDHVGASVMAWGTLAGGLLQWLVQIPAQWGSGMGTLRLRFDFNRPGVKEIGKLMGPATLSSGMLLISVAISLFFASQLKEGSASALTYAQLLFLTPLGILSNVILVPYMPIFSQLAAPESWTDLKDRIRQSLVLTAMSMMPTGALMSVLALPAVRIVYQRGAFDDSASQLVASLLVVYAFGMFFYLGRDIFVRVFYALGDGNVPLLISLLGLFFNAIFCFFFTKTFGAPGLAMATVGVQVFSMAALVWILNKRLHGLPWATTGGPILALAVSSLICGFTAWIALYGCQLILGTEGIIRQLVTLSVSAGAGLLVFAGLVIQLKLPEMDFFVDRLRQKLPFLARKS, encoded by the coding sequence GTGGCCGACTCAGCTCCCAAACGCCGTCGCTCCCTAGCGAGTATTGCAACCATTGTTGCGATCGCAACCCTGATCAGCAAGGTCGTCGGTCTAGTGCGACAGCAATCAATTGCGGCTGAATTTGGGGTCGGTCCCGAAGTAGATGCCTATAACTTTGCCTACGTTATCCCTAGCTTTCTGTTTATTCTGCTGGGAGGAGTGAATGGCCCCTTTCACAGTTCCGTCGTCAGCGTCCTTGCCAAACATCCCAAAAAGGATGCCGCAGCCTTAATTGAAACCGTCAATACCTTAGTTGGCATCTTGCTGTTGCTGCTGACCGCAGGGTTAATGCTAACTGCTGATCCACTGATCACCATGCTAGCGCCAGGGGTCTCCACCGATGTCCACACCATGGCGGTGGAACAGCTCAGAATTATGGCTCCCCTAGCCTTCTTATCAGGACTGATTGGTATCGGCTTCGGCACCCTAGTAGCGTCCGATCAATATTGGCTCCCATCCATTAGTCCTTTGCTATCTAGCGTCACCGTCATCATTGGTGTGTTGTTTCTCACGGATCATGTGGGGGCCTCCGTTATGGCCTGGGGAACGCTAGCGGGTGGGTTACTGCAATGGTTAGTCCAAATCCCTGCTCAGTGGGGATCCGGCATGGGAACTCTGAGGCTTCGCTTCGATTTCAACCGACCGGGTGTGAAAGAAATCGGTAAGCTCATGGGGCCGGCCACCCTCTCCTCTGGGATGCTGCTGATTAGCGTCGCTATTAGCTTATTCTTTGCCTCTCAATTAAAGGAAGGCTCCGCCTCTGCCTTAACCTACGCTCAGCTCTTATTCCTAACGCCTTTGGGCATTCTTTCCAACGTCATCCTGGTTCCCTACATGCCGATTTTTTCCCAATTGGCAGCCCCAGAAAGTTGGACTGATCTAAAAGACCGGATTCGCCAAAGCCTAGTGCTCACCGCCATGAGTATGATGCCTACAGGTGCGCTGATGTCCGTCTTAGCATTGCCTGCTGTACGAATTGTCTATCAAAGGGGAGCCTTCGATGATTCCGCCTCCCAACTAGTGGCCTCTCTCTTAGTGGTTTATGCCTTTGGCATGTTCTTTTACCTAGGCCGAGATATTTTCGTCCGGGTGTTCTACGCCCTGGGAGATGGCAATGTTCCCCTGCTGATTAGTTTATTGGGCTTATTCTTTAATGCCATTTTTTGTTTCTTCTTCACCAAAACCTTTGGTGCACCGGGGTTAGCTATGGCCACCGTCGGAGTCCAGGTCTTCTCCATGGCCGCTCTCGTCTGGATTCTGAATAAACGCTTGCATGGGCTACCTTGGGCGACCACAGGAGGTCCAATTTTGGCCTTGGCTGTCAGCAGCCTGATCTGTGGCTTCACAGCCTGGATAGCCTTATATGGCTGTCAGCTAATCCTGGGAACAGAAGGAATCATCAGACAGCTCGTGACCCTAAGTGTATCGGCAGGTGCAGGGTTATTGGTCTTTGCCGGACTCGTGATTCAACTCAAGTTACCGGAGATGGATTTCTTTGTGGATCGGTTGCGTCAAAAGCTTCCCTTTCTAGCCCGTAAGTCTTAG
- a CDS encoding DUF6737 family protein, which produces MDNSYNPWNYKPWWCQPWSILVTGITLIAGTWLVTKIIWLTILVALPVLAWMGLFLILWPQAMKQAQTEQPLTDEPEA; this is translated from the coding sequence ATGGATAATTCCTATAACCCATGGAACTACAAACCTTGGTGGTGTCAGCCTTGGTCCATTTTGGTAACGGGAATCACGCTAATTGCAGGGACCTGGTTAGTGACCAAAATTATTTGGCTGACCATACTCGTGGCTCTACCGGTTTTGGCCTGGATGGGGCTATTTTTGATACTTTGGCCTCAGGCCATGAAACAAGCCCAGACTGAACAGCCATTGACCGATGAACCAGAAGCATGA